From one Thermatribacter velox genomic stretch:
- the ftsW gene encoding putative lipid II flippase FtsW has protein sequence MNLSKVDTQKMSSTSLSRVGEHWLARWKSEPLLFWSIVILLSLGIIMVFSASMTTSIYAYHDALFFLKRHLFGVLLSLPFFLLGSLFPLQKLRQLSSRILLLNLLLLLMVFVPVIGREGGGSARWLSFGSLNFQPSEFAKFSVLLYLASALSTHQERIKDFWWGVLPSFLMIGTICLLILLEPDLGTASFIIAITLITLFIGGSRLLHLFVCAGALLPSGIFLILFSGKDYWMRRIEAFFNPWNDPQGKGFQIIQSLIALGSGGIFGKGLGESRQKFFFLPDRHTDFIFAIIGEELGFVGAVLVLVLFLIILWKGWKIATSSRDNFQAVLGMGITASIALQAFINIGGVTGTIPVTGITLPLVSYGNSSLIITMFQMGMLFNIAYENKLRNDRL, from the coding sequence ATGAACTTGTCAAAGGTTGACACTCAAAAAATGTCATCAACCAGTTTAAGCAGGGTAGGAGAGCACTGGCTTGCGCGCTGGAAGTCAGAGCCACTGCTTTTCTGGAGTATAGTGATTTTACTATCGTTAGGTATCATTATGGTTTTCAGCGCCAGTATGACTACCAGTATATATGCTTACCACGATGCGTTGTTTTTCCTAAAAAGGCATCTTTTTGGTGTTTTGCTTTCTTTACCCTTTTTTCTTCTTGGTTCCCTGTTTCCTCTTCAGAAGCTTAGACAACTGAGCTCGAGAATTCTTCTACTTAACCTTTTACTACTTTTGATGGTTTTTGTTCCAGTCATTGGACGTGAAGGGGGAGGATCGGCGCGCTGGCTTTCATTTGGCTCACTTAACTTTCAGCCATCGGAGTTTGCCAAGTTTAGCGTTCTGCTTTACCTGGCTTCTGCTTTAAGCACGCATCAAGAGAGAATCAAAGACTTTTGGTGGGGAGTTTTGCCCTCTTTTCTTATGATAGGCACCATATGCCTGCTTATTCTCCTTGAGCCGGACCTGGGTACTGCTTCCTTCATCATTGCGATAACACTAATAACGCTGTTTATTGGTGGAAGCAGACTTCTGCATCTCTTCGTTTGTGCTGGAGCCCTACTTCCCAGTGGCATATTTTTAATACTTTTCAGTGGTAAAGATTACTGGATGAGGCGCATAGAAGCCTTTTTCAACCCCTGGAACGATCCTCAAGGAAAGGGCTTTCAAATCATTCAATCTCTGATAGCGCTTGGTTCCGGTGGTATCTTTGGTAAAGGTCTTGGGGAAAGCAGGCAAAAATTTTTCTTCTTACCAGACCGACATACCGACTTTATTTTTGCTATTATTGGAGAGGAATTGGGTTTTGTAGGTGCCGTTTTGGTGCTCGTCCTCTTTTTGATAATCTTGTGGAAAGGCTGGAAAATAGCAACCAGCTCCAGAGATAATTTCCAAGCTGTTTTGGGGATGGGCATTACAGCCAGTATTGCACTACAAGCTTTTATCAATATAGGAGGAGTAACGGGGACTATCCCTGTTACCGGGATAACGCTACCCCTGGTAAGCTATGGAAACTCCTCTCTCATTATTACTATGTTTCAGATGGGTATGCTCTTTAACATAGCCTATGAGAATAAATTACGAAATGACAGGCTTTAA
- the murG gene encoding undecaprenyldiphospho-muramoylpentapeptide beta-N-acetylglucosaminyltransferase translates to MRINYEMTGFNILIAAGGTGGHIFPSLAIVEELRELNPGGKVFFVGSTRKLEKELFASQKLPFFAIKARGWNRTLDIDLLKALVTNAVGIWQAFYVILKTRPNALLCMGSYPSLLTAFWAKILGIPIFVHEQNALPGMANRIVGRWAKRIFVSVPESKPHFPQEKVVVTGNPLRKDLLCWKNRKTEAREKLALKPDNPTILVMGGSLGAEIINTTLWKILDELVRESFQILHITGNRDFATACKITSSERYRPIPFSNSPGILYAASDLVICRSGASTIFELLWFGIPSILVPLKEAAENHQYYNALWLQKKQKVEIIQEEELTPNSLKEAIKKLYQSSKENTKQRREDLDVKTINPSLEKAARIIAEIIVEDLKGGKSFE, encoded by the coding sequence ATGAGAATAAATTACGAAATGACAGGCTTTAACATCCTTATTGCTGCAGGGGGGACGGGTGGACACATATTTCCCTCCCTTGCAATAGTGGAGGAACTTCGGGAGTTAAATCCGGGAGGAAAAGTGTTTTTCGTTGGGAGTACAAGAAAGCTGGAAAAAGAACTTTTTGCGTCACAAAAGCTTCCCTTTTTCGCCATCAAAGCCAGAGGTTGGAACCGAACTCTGGATATTGACCTGTTGAAGGCCTTGGTTACCAATGCAGTGGGCATATGGCAGGCTTTTTATGTGATTTTGAAAACTCGTCCTAATGCTCTCCTCTGCATGGGAAGTTATCCCTCCTTGCTTACCGCTTTCTGGGCGAAAATTCTGGGTATTCCCATCTTTGTGCACGAACAGAATGCACTTCCGGGCATGGCCAACCGGATTGTAGGCAGGTGGGCTAAACGAATTTTCGTGTCAGTTCCTGAAAGTAAGCCTCACTTTCCACAGGAAAAAGTAGTTGTTACTGGAAATCCCCTGCGAAAAGACTTGCTGTGCTGGAAGAATCGTAAAACTGAAGCACGTGAAAAGTTAGCCCTGAAGCCCGACAACCCTACTATTTTAGTAATGGGAGGTAGTCTGGGAGCGGAAATAATAAACACTACTTTGTGGAAAATACTCGACGAGTTGGTTCGTGAATCATTTCAAATCCTCCATATTACCGGCAACCGAGACTTTGCCACTGCTTGTAAAATTACCTCTTCAGAGCGTTACCGGCCGATTCCATTTTCAAATTCGCCCGGCATTCTTTACGCTGCTTCTGATCTGGTCATATGCAGATCTGGTGCCAGCACAATTTTCGAATTGCTCTGGTTTGGCATCCCGAGTATCCTGGTTCCTCTGAAAGAGGCAGCCGAAAATCATCAATACTACAATGCGCTGTGGTTGCAAAAAAAGCAAAAAGTTGAAATAATTCAGGAAGAAGAACTTACTCCCAATTCTTTGAAAGAGGCTATTAAAAAGCTATATCAGTCAAGCAAAGAGAATACGAAGCAACGCCGGGAAGACCTGGACGTAAAAACGATCAACCCGAGTCTGGAAAAAGCTGCAAGAATCATTGCTGAGATAATTGTTGAAGATTTAAAAGGAGGAAAAAGTTTTGAATGA
- the murC gene encoding UDP-N-acetylmuramate--L-alanine ligase, which translates to MNELVSAFTKLPKNLYFIGIGGTGMSALAFIAHEMGYQVSGSDIVENEAINRLRKKGIQVFIGHSKERINQQEAIVVSSAIPNDNEELKEARRLNLPVIHRGNLLAQLCSKKKSIAIAGTHGKTTTTSMISMVLEWSNLDPTVVIGGELEDIGGNAKSGNGDFFVTETDESDGSFLYLKPFCGVVTNIEDDHIDYYGSFEKTRQAFVGFLKRVERSGFAVVCGDRPEIREILAQEIFDTKIFRYGLTSNDVEFQAQILEKTSCGFRFQVKSPSGVIGKFVLNIPGLHNVSNSLACIATTLQLGIDTRFIKEALASFKGVKRRFQKVGEIDGATILDDYAHHPTEMEVVIKTAMEQAQGRVIVVFQPHRFTRTRRLYKRMAQVLQNTHQVVLLPIYPAGEAPIEGVSSELILRELLEAGYSEVRLVEDFQEVTEYCLKIIKPGDILITMGAGDVWKIAIAMCRESGKMLLES; encoded by the coding sequence TTGAATGAACTGGTAAGTGCGTTTACGAAATTGCCTAAAAACCTTTATTTCATAGGCATTGGTGGTACGGGAATGAGTGCTCTGGCCTTCATAGCTCATGAGATGGGATACCAGGTCAGTGGTTCGGATATAGTGGAAAATGAAGCTATTAATCGCCTGAGAAAGAAAGGAATACAGGTTTTTATAGGGCATTCTAAAGAGAGAATAAACCAGCAGGAAGCGATAGTGGTTTCTTCAGCAATTCCTAATGATAACGAGGAACTAAAAGAAGCACGGAGGCTAAATCTTCCAGTTATCCATCGTGGAAATTTGCTTGCTCAGCTATGCAGCAAGAAGAAAAGCATTGCTATTGCTGGAACTCATGGTAAAACCACCACAACTTCCATGATTTCTATGGTGCTGGAATGGTCAAATTTGGATCCCACGGTAGTTATAGGAGGCGAACTCGAAGATATAGGAGGCAATGCCAAAAGTGGCAACGGTGACTTTTTCGTGACCGAAACTGACGAAAGTGATGGGTCTTTCCTTTATTTGAAACCTTTCTGTGGGGTGGTAACTAACATAGAAGACGACCACATAGATTATTACGGAAGCTTTGAAAAAACACGCCAAGCCTTCGTTGGTTTTTTGAAAAGGGTAGAACGCAGTGGTTTTGCAGTAGTATGCGGAGACCGCCCTGAAATTCGGGAAATACTTGCGCAAGAGATATTCGATACCAAAATTTTTAGGTATGGCCTGACAAGTAACGACGTTGAGTTCCAGGCTCAAATTCTGGAAAAAACTTCTTGCGGGTTTCGCTTTCAGGTGAAAAGTCCTTCTGGAGTGATAGGAAAATTCGTTCTGAACATTCCCGGGTTGCATAACGTCAGCAATTCTTTGGCCTGCATTGCGACTACCCTACAACTCGGTATAGACACCAGATTCATCAAAGAAGCGCTTGCTTCTTTCAAAGGCGTAAAAAGGCGTTTTCAGAAAGTTGGAGAAATAGATGGCGCCACGATTCTGGATGATTACGCGCATCACCCTACTGAAATGGAGGTAGTCATCAAAACTGCCATGGAGCAGGCTCAAGGTAGGGTGATAGTGGTTTTCCAGCCTCACCGTTTCACAAGAACCAGAAGGCTCTATAAGAGAATGGCTCAAGTCCTTCAGAATACACACCAGGTTGTTTTGTTGCCGATTTACCCTGCTGGAGAGGCTCCTATAGAGGGGGTTTCTTCCGAGCTTATTTTGCGAGAACTGCTTGAGGCAGGATATTCCGAAGTCCGACTGGTTGAAGACTTTCAGGAAGTTACCGAGTACTGCTTGAAAATCATAAAACCCGGCGACATCCTTATTACCATGGGAGCAGGAGACGTATGGAAGATAGCTATTGCCATGTGCAGAGAAAGTGGCAAAATGTTGCTCGAGAGCTAA
- the murB gene encoding UDP-N-acetylmuramate dehydrogenase: MEDSYCHVQRKWQNVARELRRNQVEIIENPLLAHYTTWKVGGKALAIIKPANLSQLVRCLRLLNEEELSWRVIGNGSNILPRDQGFNGVIIKLDGEFTGIKRSASSFVECGGGVLLKQLINFSIRESLTGSEFLVGIPGTVGGAIINNAGCFGREVAELLDSLVIVNRDGEVLKVNREEVDFGYRYCSLQGKAIIAGVVLNLSPGEREAIKDRIRTYFLKRKETQPIEFPSAGSVFKNPRNGYAALLIEKHGLKGLRLGWAQISRKHANFVVNLGGATASQIRYLIEWVQKEIYLRENLFLEREVELWD, encoded by the coding sequence ATGGAAGATAGCTATTGCCATGTGCAGAGAAAGTGGCAAAATGTTGCTCGAGAGCTAAGAAGAAATCAGGTGGAAATAATTGAAAATCCCTTGCTTGCACACTACACCACCTGGAAAGTTGGAGGTAAGGCGCTTGCTATTATTAAACCTGCCAATCTGTCCCAGTTAGTTCGTTGCCTACGGTTGTTAAACGAAGAGGAGCTTTCCTGGAGAGTGATTGGTAATGGTTCAAACATCTTACCGAGAGACCAGGGATTTAATGGTGTAATAATCAAACTTGATGGTGAGTTCACTGGCATTAAAAGAAGTGCATCATCTTTTGTAGAGTGTGGAGGGGGAGTGCTCCTTAAGCAATTGATAAATTTTTCCATTAGAGAAAGCCTGACGGGTAGCGAGTTTCTAGTTGGCATTCCAGGTACTGTAGGAGGGGCAATTATCAACAATGCAGGGTGTTTTGGGCGGGAGGTAGCAGAGCTTCTGGATAGCTTAGTGATAGTTAATAGAGACGGTGAAGTGCTGAAAGTCAACAGAGAAGAAGTTGATTTTGGTTACCGCTACTGTTCTTTGCAGGGTAAAGCCATAATAGCTGGAGTTGTCCTAAATTTAAGTCCGGGAGAACGGGAGGCAATTAAAGATAGGATTCGTACTTACTTTCTGAAACGGAAGGAAACTCAACCTATTGAGTTTCCCTCCGCAGGAAGTGTTTTTAAAAATCCCCGCAATGGTTACGCAGCTTTGCTGATAGAAAAACACGGCCTCAAGGGTCTCAGACTCGGTTGGGCCCAGATATCCAGAAAACACGCTAATTTTGTGGTCAATCTGGGAGGGGCAACCGCCTCTCAGATACGGTATCTTATAGAATGGGTGCAGAAAGAAATATACTTGCGCGAAAATTTATTCTTGGAAAGAGAAGTGGAGCTATGGGATTAA
- a CDS encoding cell division protein FtsQ/DivIB: protein MFFRSAVFRVKHLEIVGVENPATIIDVLDMPSGINIFRVKGWEIQRKLELLPMVKEARVEKVLPDTLKIVVQLREPFALVVVGNQSFCVDEQGQEIPCSEGEQSLKPLVRLPRLESILLRESLALVRVWREKFQSPLAEVEAINEKLFILKLQNGIFIKCESASNLEQKALVLEAVLKDAVIQAIQVGGFDIRTGEEIFVIPSGGEK, encoded by the coding sequence ATGTTTTTTAGGAGCGCTGTTTTCAGAGTTAAGCATCTTGAGATAGTCGGCGTAGAGAATCCAGCAACTATAATAGATGTTCTTGACATGCCAAGCGGGATAAACATCTTTCGTGTAAAGGGTTGGGAAATCCAGAGAAAGCTTGAGTTGCTTCCCATGGTGAAAGAAGCTCGCGTGGAAAAAGTACTGCCTGACACACTGAAAATAGTTGTGCAGCTAAGAGAACCTTTTGCTCTGGTTGTAGTTGGAAATCAATCTTTTTGTGTAGATGAGCAGGGGCAAGAAATTCCTTGCTCCGAAGGTGAGCAATCACTAAAACCCTTGGTTCGTCTTCCCAGACTCGAAAGTATTTTACTTCGAGAATCCTTGGCGCTGGTGAGGGTCTGGCGGGAAAAGTTTCAGTCCCCCCTTGCAGAAGTCGAGGCTATAAATGAGAAATTGTTTATTTTAAAACTTCAAAATGGTATATTTATTAAATGCGAGAGTGCCAGCAATTTAGAGCAAAAAGCTCTGGTTCTTGAAGCTGTTCTCAAAGATGCCGTGATTCAAGCCATCCAGGTTGGAGGTTTTGATATACGCACTGGTGAAGAAATTTTTGTTATTCCTTCTGGTGGAGAGAAATGA
- the ftsA gene encoding cell division protein FtsA — MKIWNLKDRSNQIIGAIDVGTTKICALIGKKKQEGIEILGIGLSSAKGISKGNIIDIKKASRAINEAIFLAKEIAQEEPQIFLVSSAGSYWSSANVENEILLGRTGKEVTLKEVEKVIQGVKAQVDLTGKKVIHLLPQAYQLDEQKGITNPQGMIGTRLKAYVHLISIMDTQYHNLLKSFQEAGVEVSELVFQPLASAVSVLTPLEREMGVVLADIGGGTTDVVIFHRDVVRYSAVIPLGGEHITSDLAIGLRTTKEEAETIKVQHGCAFSHHLSEEDTIEVRDLGSSSLQSISRKLMCQIIEARAREIGTFLAREIRKSGLYRSLKGGLVITGGAAALEGFSDLLSAVTGLPTRIGVPENTNLDGMVQTLSHPMFAAACGLLQLGTFLGSSQDSTRFFFHRQANQGKNFLQQLKDYFMLE; from the coding sequence ATGAAAATCTGGAACCTTAAAGACAGGAGCAACCAGATAATCGGAGCTATAGACGTGGGAACGACTAAAATCTGTGCTCTCATTGGCAAGAAAAAACAGGAAGGCATAGAGATACTGGGCATAGGATTAAGTAGCGCTAAAGGCATTAGCAAGGGGAATATTATCGACATTAAGAAAGCCTCTCGGGCAATCAATGAAGCGATTTTCTTGGCAAAGGAAATCGCACAGGAGGAGCCGCAGATTTTCCTGGTCAGCTCTGCTGGCAGTTATTGGAGTTCGGCCAATGTAGAAAACGAAATTCTGCTGGGTAGAACTGGCAAAGAGGTAACTCTAAAAGAAGTAGAGAAGGTTATCCAGGGGGTAAAAGCTCAAGTTGACCTTACAGGGAAAAAGGTCATCCATCTGCTTCCTCAGGCTTATCAGCTTGATGAGCAAAAGGGAATTACCAATCCCCAGGGAATGATTGGCACCAGGCTTAAAGCATATGTTCATTTGATAAGCATTATGGATACCCAGTATCATAACCTTCTGAAGAGCTTCCAGGAAGCGGGTGTGGAAGTTTCTGAACTGGTGTTTCAACCTCTGGCTTCTGCTGTTTCTGTCCTCACGCCGCTTGAGCGAGAAATGGGTGTCGTGCTTGCAGACATTGGAGGCGGCACCACTGATGTAGTAATCTTCCACAGGGACGTGGTCAGATATTCTGCAGTGATACCGCTGGGAGGAGAACATATTACTTCGGACCTGGCGATTGGCCTGAGGACTACTAAAGAAGAAGCTGAAACTATCAAGGTGCAACATGGTTGCGCTTTCAGCCACCACTTGAGTGAAGAGGACACTATTGAAGTAAGAGATCTGGGAAGTTCCTCTCTTCAATCTATAAGCAGAAAACTCATGTGTCAGATAATAGAGGCCAGAGCCAGGGAGATTGGAACTTTCTTGGCAAGAGAGATTCGTAAATCGGGCCTTTACCGTTCTCTGAAAGGAGGATTGGTCATTACAGGGGGTGCGGCAGCTCTGGAAGGCTTTAGCGACCTCCTTAGTGCGGTTACTGGTTTGCCTACTCGGATCGGTGTGCCGGAAAACACAAATCTTGATGGTATGGTGCAAACTCTTTCCCATCCCATGTTTGCTGCTGCTTGTGGTCTTCTACAGCTGGGAACGTTTTTAGGTTCTTCTCAGGATAGTACGAGGTTTTTCTTCCACCGTCAGGCAAATCAAGGTAAAAACTTTCTTCAGCAGTTAAAAGATTATTTTATGCTGGAATAG
- the ftsZ gene encoding cell division protein FtsZ, with the protein MASTKNRRMKESSDVKIKVIGIGGGGGNAINRMIEAGLEGVHFVAMNTDAQVLSRSLAETKLQIGKKLTRGLGAGANPEIGRKAAEEDREQIYELLEKADMVFITAGMGGGTGTGASPVVASIAKELGILTVAVVTKPFAFEGGKRNRQAKEGIENLRKVVDALIVIPNDKLLEIADHSTSVVEAFQMVDEVLLQGVKSISDLINTPGLINLDFADVKEIMSNAGTSLMGIGRGTGEGRAKEAAQNAVRSPLLESSFEGARGILFNITGGANLGLFEVKQAADIITKAASNDAHIIFGAVIDERIRDEVRVTVIATGFDQQKEKSDKKEKDDAATFSPDDLDIPAFWRKQS; encoded by the coding sequence ATGGCCAGTACAAAAAATAGAAGAATGAAAGAGAGTAGTGACGTGAAGATAAAAGTCATTGGTATTGGTGGTGGTGGTGGCAACGCAATTAACCGCATGATTGAAGCGGGTCTTGAAGGCGTCCATTTTGTGGCTATGAACACCGATGCTCAGGTTTTGAGCCGTTCTCTTGCTGAAACCAAGTTACAAATAGGAAAAAAGCTGACTCGAGGTCTTGGAGCTGGAGCCAATCCGGAAATTGGCAGAAAAGCTGCCGAAGAAGATAGAGAGCAAATATACGAACTTCTTGAAAAAGCAGATATGGTGTTTATCACTGCAGGAATGGGAGGAGGTACTGGTACCGGCGCTTCACCAGTGGTGGCCTCTATAGCTAAGGAGCTGGGCATTCTTACTGTGGCAGTGGTTACTAAACCTTTCGCTTTCGAAGGAGGGAAAAGAAACCGTCAGGCTAAGGAAGGAATAGAAAACCTGAGAAAGGTAGTTGATGCGCTCATTGTCATTCCCAATGATAAACTTCTGGAGATAGCGGACCACTCGACTTCAGTGGTTGAAGCGTTTCAGATGGTCGATGAAGTGCTCCTGCAGGGAGTAAAGAGTATTTCCGACTTAATCAATACACCGGGTTTGATCAATCTCGACTTTGCTGATGTAAAAGAGATTATGAGTAATGCAGGAACTTCCCTGATGGGTATTGGCAGAGGAACTGGTGAAGGCAGGGCTAAGGAAGCGGCTCAGAATGCCGTTCGTAGTCCTTTGCTCGAGTCTTCTTTTGAGGGAGCAAGGGGCATTCTTTTCAATATTACTGGAGGAGCCAATCTGGGTTTATTTGAAGTAAAGCAGGCAGCCGATATCATTACCAAGGCAGCCTCCAATGATGCACACATAATCTTTGGGGCAGTAATCGACGAAAGAATAAGAGATGAAGTGAGAGTTACGGTTATTGCTACTGGCTTTGACCAGCAAAAAGAGAAAAGCGACAAGAAAGAAAAAGACGACGCTGCCACCTTTTCACCAGATGACCTTGATATACCAGCCTTCTGGCGAAAGCAAAGTTAG
- a CDS encoding radical SAM protein, translating to MPRAKGDKKERLTSYTEKELGIRLGSKGGAFSFVLCFPGGYSLGMANLGFQTLLYTAYRVPEWRVERAFPETLPRSLEKGIPLTNFNLVGFSVPFETDLLKAIEMLQASGIPLFSRERTDRDPWVVFGGVAASLNPEIFAPFADFLIVGEAEETFPKVLESLGNSFSSSEDRKETKLRLAQLPGVYVPEFVEPVYKGDFIVDFSLKNGVSSLPVVAQRTDVDAFGAHSFIYAPCGYFKNTFLVEISRGCKYACKFCAVSKVYAPVRYRNLDRIKQSFEYGLQFTHKIGLVGSDILGHPQIEEILSFLLQKKARVTTSSLSALMLYKKKELLTLLASLQHETITLAPECGDEEGRRFLGKNLKDQEWLDLIRELLEKKFKVKLYFLLGHPVLSPQKHLDFLRTIIGVTGRKELLSVSYSFLVPKPHTPFEDLEIPDLEKWLEESEAFQKGLQHLKINFAGESPRLSLVQLILSRGDRKLAEKLPQLLNYSHPFSLGHWRDLLKELQRDIREWARNPWKEGFKPWQTVTFSFPQSTSGILIPGFCVNPTGD from the coding sequence ATGCCTCGGGCCAAAGGAGATAAGAAGGAAAGGCTCACTTCCTACACCGAAAAAGAACTGGGTATCAGGCTTGGTTCCAAGGGTGGAGCTTTTTCCTTCGTTCTCTGTTTTCCGGGAGGCTATTCTCTGGGCATGGCCAATCTGGGTTTTCAGACCCTGCTCTATACCGCTTATCGGGTGCCTGAGTGGAGAGTGGAGCGAGCATTTCCGGAAACTTTACCCCGTTCTCTGGAAAAAGGAATACCCTTGACCAACTTTAACCTGGTGGGGTTTTCGGTCCCTTTCGAAACAGACCTGCTTAAGGCGATAGAGATGCTTCAAGCTTCAGGTATTCCTCTCTTTTCTCGAGAGAGAACCGATCGTGACCCATGGGTTGTTTTTGGTGGAGTAGCAGCTTCTCTGAATCCGGAAATTTTTGCTCCCTTTGCGGATTTCCTAATTGTGGGAGAAGCCGAAGAAACTTTCCCCAAGGTTCTTGAAAGTTTGGGGAATTCTTTCTCAAGCTCCGAAGACAGAAAAGAAACCAAGTTGCGGCTGGCTCAGTTGCCTGGAGTGTACGTGCCTGAATTTGTCGAACCGGTGTACAAAGGAGATTTCATAGTGGATTTCAGCCTAAAAAATGGAGTTTCTTCCTTGCCCGTAGTGGCCCAGAGAACTGATGTTGACGCTTTCGGGGCACACAGCTTTATCTATGCTCCTTGCGGTTACTTCAAAAACACGTTTCTGGTGGAAATAAGCAGAGGATGTAAATATGCCTGCAAATTTTGTGCCGTAAGCAAGGTTTATGCTCCGGTACGATACAGAAACTTAGACCGAATTAAGCAGAGTTTCGAATATGGACTTCAATTCACCCACAAAATAGGTTTGGTCGGTTCGGACATCCTTGGACATCCTCAGATTGAAGAAATCCTAAGTTTTCTTCTTCAAAAGAAGGCCAGGGTAACCACTTCATCTCTCAGTGCCTTGATGCTTTACAAGAAAAAGGAATTACTTACTTTGCTTGCCTCCCTTCAGCATGAAACCATTACCCTCGCTCCGGAGTGCGGAGACGAGGAAGGTAGGCGCTTTCTGGGCAAAAACCTAAAGGACCAAGAGTGGCTGGATCTGATAAGAGAACTTCTGGAGAAAAAATTTAAAGTAAAATTGTATTTTCTTTTAGGACATCCAGTACTTTCTCCCCAGAAACACCTTGACTTTTTACGTACCATCATTGGCGTCACCGGAAGGAAAGAGTTGCTTTCGGTTTCCTATAGTTTCCTGGTGCCCAAACCCCATACCCCCTTTGAAGATTTGGAAATTCCAGACCTTGAGAAGTGGTTAGAAGAAAGCGAAGCTTTCCAAAAAGGCTTGCAACATTTGAAAATAAACTTTGCTGGAGAGAGTCCGAGGCTTTCTCTGGTGCAGCTTATTTTGTCAAGAGGAGACCGAAAGCTCGCTGAAAAGTTACCCCAGTTGCTCAATTACAGTCATCCCTTTTCTCTGGGTCACTGGCGTGATTTGCTCAAGGAACTGCAGAGAGATATAAGAGAATGGGCTCGCAACCCCTGGAAAGAGGGATTCAAGCCCTGGCAAACAGTCACTTTTTCTTTTCCGCAGTCCACATCTGGGATATTAATCCCTGGGTTTTGTGTCAACCCCACCGGAGATTGA
- a CDS encoding YggS family pyridoxal phosphate-dependent enzyme, with protein MGRDESEIKIVAVTKGQSPERILEAVECGIVRIGENRIQEALEKIPLLPHQRLEFHFVGQLQTNKVKQMLLHFHYLHSLDRIKLVEAIHAQAVKLNIESRLPVLIQVNLTGKETQGGVDEQGLVPLIERAVRYPELDVRGLMTIGPYPVDERETRRVFRKLWELKEEINTLKIPGVYLRELSMGMSEDFEIAIEEGATMIRLGRAIFGERSTLK; from the coding sequence GTGGGTCGGGACGAAAGCGAGATAAAGATTGTTGCTGTTACTAAAGGCCAAAGCCCGGAGAGGATACTGGAAGCGGTTGAATGTGGTATAGTACGGATAGGAGAAAACCGGATTCAAGAAGCACTCGAGAAAATACCTCTTTTGCCTCACCAGAGACTCGAGTTCCATTTTGTGGGGCAGCTTCAAACCAACAAGGTGAAACAGATGCTATTACACTTTCATTATCTCCATTCTCTTGATAGAATAAAGCTGGTAGAAGCAATACATGCTCAAGCGGTTAAACTGAACATTGAGAGTCGCCTCCCAGTGCTGATTCAGGTAAACCTTACCGGTAAGGAGACGCAAGGTGGGGTTGATGAGCAAGGGCTTGTTCCTCTTATAGAAAGAGCGGTCAGATATCCAGAACTGGATGTTCGGGGCTTGATGACTATAGGGCCTTATCCAGTGGATGAGCGAGAAACACGTCGGGTCTTTCGCAAGCTCTGGGAATTGAAGGAGGAAATTAACACGCTGAAAATACCTGGCGTTTACCTGCGCGAACTTTCTATGGGCATGAGCGAGGATTTCGAAATTGCCATAGAAGAAGGTGCAACTATGATACGTTTAGGAAGGGCAATCTTTGGAGAAAGGAGTACCCTTAAGTGA
- the proC gene encoding pyrroline-5-carboxylate reductase, with translation MKQFTQKILFIGCGNMGSALVEGLCQDGWHKKMEFHLFDRIPSRAEVLSQRFNLKTAKPPFDGKQYHFIFLAVKPKDLPSVTPLLENLAGSTIVSLLAGTSINKVSEALPGAQGYVRIMPNLCVEVGEAVIPVVFSDTVPQEHREDLLFLLASLGWVFEVQEAEIDSLTALSGSGPAFVALFIEAMMDGGVKLGIPWEKSLKVAIQTVLGSALLLKKKALHPGEFRSRVASPAGTTIFGLHALEEGKLKSTVMKALEVSFNRAKSLTSEE, from the coding sequence GTGAAGCAGTTTACTCAGAAAATCTTGTTTATAGGTTGCGGAAATATGGGTAGCGCTTTGGTAGAGGGTTTGTGCCAAGACGGCTGGCACAAAAAAATGGAGTTCCACCTTTTTGACAGGATACCTTCCAGAGCAGAGGTGCTATCCCAGCGTTTCAACCTGAAAACCGCCAAACCCCCGTTTGATGGCAAACAGTACCATTTCATATTTCTGGCAGTCAAGCCCAAAGACTTGCCTTCAGTGACCCCACTCCTTGAGAACCTGGCTGGAAGCACCATTGTTTCTCTTCTGGCAGGAACCAGTATAAACAAAGTTAGCGAGGCGTTACCTGGAGCACAAGGATACGTACGCATAATGCCCAACCTTTGCGTTGAAGTTGGAGAAGCGGTGATCCCGGTAGTGTTTTCGGATACTGTTCCTCAAGAACACCGAGAAGACTTACTGTTCCTTCTGGCATCGCTGGGATGGGTTTTTGAAGTTCAGGAAGCCGAAATTGATTCTCTTACTGCTTTAAGTGGGAGTGGTCCTGCTTTTGTAGCACTCTTCATAGAAGCAATGATGGACGGAGGAGTGAAGCTGGGAATACCCTGGGAGAAAAGCCTCAAAGTTGCTATTCAGACAGTATTGGGTTCAGCACTACTTTTGAAGAAAAAAGCCCTCCATCCTGGAGAATTCCGGAGTCGAGTTGCTTCTCCAGCAGGTACCACTATCTTTGGGCTGCATGCCCTCGAAGAGGGCAAGCTAAAGAGTACGGTTATGAAAGCCCTTGAGGTATCATTTAATCGAGCTAAAAGTTTAACCTCTGAGGAGTGA